A portion of the Bdellovibrionales bacterium genome contains these proteins:
- a CDS encoding GIY-YIG nuclease family protein translates to MTGGYFYILASQRNGTLYVGVTNDLARRVAEHKEGKIKGFSTRYGIKTLVYYEVYDRILDAIAREKGVKEWKRAWKLELIESTNPEWRDLYLDLNK, encoded by the coding sequence ATGACTGGCGGATATTTTTATATTCTTGCCAGTCAGAGAAACGGGACACTTTATGTTGGCGTTACGAACGATTTAGCAAGACGCGTGGCGGAACATAAGGAAGGCAAGATAAAAGGGTTTTCGACGCGTTACGGGATTAAGACGCTGGTTTATTACGAAGTTTATGATCGCATTCTTGATGCGATTGCTCGTGAAAAAGGCGTCAAGGAATGGAAACGCGCTTGGAAGTTGGAATTGATCGAGAGCACGAATCCGGAATGGAGGGATTTGTATCTTGATCTAAACAAATAG